The Lewinellaceae bacterium DNA window CACCCATAAAATCACGGAATGACAGTTGTCCTCCGTTACCTCTGCTGGCTACTCCGATAGCGCCACTTTCCTGCTGGCCACCATAGATCCAGTAGGGGAATTGGTTGTCGGTGGCCACATGATATAATTGAGCAGTAGGCTGGTTGTACCAGGAACTCCACGTGCGACCACCGTTAACGGTGATGGTAGCACCCTGGTCAGCCGCAAAAAGCATGATTTCGGGATGGATCGGGTTGATCCAGATGCGGTGATAATCGTCGCCTCCGGGGGCACCCTTGAATGAAGACCAGGTTTTGCCACCGTCGGTAGACCGGTATGATGCCACATTGGCGATGTAAAGGGTATTGGGTTGTTGTGGATGAATTTTTATCTCGGCGAAATCACTGCCTCGTCCCCACAGGCGCCGGTCATTGGTGACAAACGCCCACGTATCGCCGCCGTCCATGCTTTTATATACTCCGCCTTTCTCACGGGAATCTACCGTGGCATACAAAATTTTCGGGTTGCTGTGGCTGATGGCTACGCCAATGCGACCCAATCCTTCGTCCGCGCCAGGTAATCCTTTACCCACGGGCTTCCAGGATGAGCCGCCATCGGTAGAGCGGTACAACCCACTGGCCTTCCCGGAAAAGCCTGCATTTTCCCAGGGACCTTCGCGATGCTCCCACAGGGATGCATACAGACGTTTTGGGTTTTTCGGATCAAATTCGACCTGGATGGCGCCGGTGTTTTGGTTGATATACAAGACCTTCTCCCAGGATTTACCACCATCCAGCGTGCGGAAAATACCTCGCTCTTCATTTGGACCGTAAGGGTGGCCCAATCCAGCAACAAATACGATATCGGGATTGGTGGGATTGACTATGATCCGGCCCACCTGCTGAATGTCACCAAGGCCTATGTGCTGCCAGTGCTTTCCTCCGTCGGTTGACTTGAAGATGCCGTCACCGACACTCAAATCCGGACGGTGCAAGCCTTCACCTGTTCCCACGTAGAGAATATCCGGATTTTTGGGATAAACTGCCAGGTCTCCTACGGATCCGGTCGCTTCCTGATCAAAAATGGGCTGCCAGGTACGTCCGTAATCATCGGTCTTCCAGACTCCCCCATTGTTAACCCCAATGAAGAATAAGTTCGGTTGAGATTCAACACCTACAGCTCCGACGGTCCTGCCTGCCCGGAATGGCCCGATCAAACGGTATTTAAGACCCTGATATGCCGCCTCGGGCACTGCCTGTGCAAAGGCCGTTATGGTATTTATCGTCAGCCACAGGAAAACGAGACCCGAAGGACGAACGAAACATTTTATCATGTCTCTCAGGTGGGTAAAGGGAGTCATTGAAGATCTCATAAAGCAATAAAATTGATTTGGAGTTGTAAGTTACGCAACGGTATTAACCTGCAAGTTGAAGAGCCCGATTTATTTGGAATAGTGGATTGAGTAGTTCGAATTGAGTTGTCAGTATTGAGTAGCCTGTCTCGTCCTGGAAATAGTTGACAGATTAAGAAATGGAAGAGGTGGCGGTAATATCCCATCACCTCTTTATTTATTGTTCCATTTTTTCTTCACCGGGTATCCGGGGCGGTTGATAACATGAACGGCCGGGCAGACATTTGTGCGGAGCGATCAGATCGTTATCGGGGCCAATACCCCCATGGCCTTTCACGCACCAGAAGATGGTGTTGGAATCATCGATCAAATACCATGGATGTTCTCCACCTTCCATCATGCCATACGGATTCTTGGCCCTCAAATGTCTGCAAAAAACTGGATTCTCCGGAGTCATCAACTGGCATTCAAAATGGCTTCCTGTATGATGTTAATGAATAAAGGCACCTTATATCCGTTTTTCGCCAGAGGCCGGGCGCGTTCCATGGCCAGTGTAGCTGCTTCCAGAGCTACTTCACTGGTGATCTGGTTGCCGGCGAGAGCGCCTTCAGCACGCATGGACCGCAGTGGTACAGGCGATGCGGCCCCCAGTGCGATAGCAGCGCGTTTACAGGTTTTGCCATTCATTTCCAGGACGATAGCTACGTCTGCGATGGACCAATCGTGAGATTCCCGGGCTCCCTGTTTGATGTAGGCAGCTATGGTTCCTGAAGCCGGTTTGGCCAGACGGACATGCGTGATGAGTTCATCGGCTTCCAGGATGGTCTCCCGTAACGGGTCCTCTCCCGGGGCTACAAAAAAGTCCGCTATCGGTATTTCTTTGGTTTCCTTTTTGCTGTTGACGATCACCACCCGGGCGTCATAGGCCATCAAAGCCGTCGAGACGGATGAAGCATGGACGCTTACACAGGAACCGTTATTCAGGATGGCGTGATTTTCATTTTCGCCATTTTTAGCAAAGCAGCGATCACCTCCTTTACGGAAACAGGGATGGTCGTAGGAGCGAAAATACCAGCAGCGTGTACGCTGGGCGATATTTCCTCCTAGCGTTGCCATATTCCGCAGTTGGGGAGTTGCTGCCTCACCTGCAGCTTGTGCCAAAGCGATATAGTGCTTGCGAATATCCTCATTTGCTGCTATCTCCGCCAGGGTGCTGTTGGCGCCTACCCGGAGACCATCGTTGTTGGAGAACTCGATTTTGTCCAGGTCTGGTAACTCCCGGATATTGATGATGGTGCGGGGTTGAAGCAATCCTTCCTTCATCAGGTCGAGGAGATCTGTACCTCCAGCCTTGAGGATCGCAGCCTTCTCGGTCTGACGATAGATCTCATTGGATGCAGTTGAGTTGACCTGGGTCAGGGCATCTTCAATGGACTTAGCGTTATACCAACTGAAGTTGTTCATAGTTGACGATTTATTGGTCTAGGTGGTTCAATGCTTTTAATATCCTCGCCGGCGTGATGGGGATCTCGTACATGCGCATCCCGATGGCATTATAGACCGCGTTTGCTACAGCTGCGGCGGTTGCAATGTTCGCAGGCTCTCCGATACCATAGGCATCGGTCGATGAAAGCGCGGGATATTCCTCCACGATAATCGGTTCAATGGCCGGGATCTCCATGGAGTAGGCGATCTGATAGCGATCCACATCCGGATTCATCATATGGCCGGTTGCCTCATCCATCACGCGGTCCTCATAGAGGGCATATGAAACGCCCTGGATGATACCACCGTTGATCTGGCTTTCGATTTGTGTCAGATTGATTGGCCGGCCGCAGCTGTGCGCAGCGACAATCCGGTCCACCTTAACCATTCCGGTATCGGTATTCACCGTTACTTCAGCAAACTGGACGGACCCCAGGTGGCCGTGTGCCAAACCCCAGGGTTGCGCAAAGCCACCGTAATCATCCGAGCGGCTGGCGCTGGCCGTAATCTGGCCGGTACGCATTTGCTTCAAAGCCTCTTTGAGAGAAACTTTTTTCGACGAGTCATCCCGGTGAAGGACCATTCCTTCTTTCGCTACCAGTTTCGAAGGATCGGTTTGCCATTGCTGAGCGATTTGCTTAAACAGCTCCATTTTAGCCTTGTATGCGGCATTGCGTGTCGGAGGGGTGATGGATCCGGTGACTTTACTACCTCCTGAACCAGGAGCATCCGGGAAAATGGTATCACCGATGCGAACAATGATATCCGATGTTTTCAAACCAAACTCCTCTGCGACTATCTGCGCCATGATGGTTTTGGTCCCGGTGCCGATATCCTGCACTCCTGAACGTACTTCAACCGCTCCATCGCGATAGATCTTCACCTCTACAGTAGCATCCAAATCAACAAAGCGCGGCCAAGTCGATTGTGCTACACCCAGGCCTTTGCGAATCGTGCCGGTGGAAGCTCCGGCCGGTTTCCAGCGGGACCAGTCGAATTGTTTGGCTCCGCGCTGACGCAATACTTTCCGGACCTCACTTTTGTCGATGGTGTCCCTTAAGGACAATGGGTTAAGGTTCAGTTTTTCAGCCAGCTCGTCCATGGCTTGTTCGACGCCAAATGCACCCTGGACATTACCGGGGGCCCTCCAGGCAGCTCCTGGACCGGCAAAGGTGAGTACATCGTATTGCTCGGTAGCAAAATTCGGGCATTCATACAGGATCTGTGCAACGCGGCCAACGCCGGCACCCAGTGCTACCCCTGCCGTTCCGTAGGACCGTTGCTGAATGGCGGTCAGGGTGCCATCTTTTTTAGCTCCGATTTTCAGGTAATGGATGGAATTGGGGCGGTTACCGGCCATGAGGTGTTCTTCTTTTCGCTCCAGCATCAGCCAGACCGGCCGGCTTGTTTTTTGGGACAGGATGGCCGCGATGGGGCCATAGGGACTGGTGCTGTGTTTTGCACCAAATCCGCCACCCATAAATTCACAGATGACCCGGACCCTGCTTTTCGGCAGGTCAAAATAATCAGCCAGTTCATCGCGTACGTCTTTGGTGCTTTGGGTGGATGCATAGACGGTCATTCCTTCCGGCTTCCAGTCGATCACCACTCCATGCGTTTCCAACGGTACGTGGGTTTGTACCTGGGTGCGATACGTTTGTTCGACGATGACATCTGCCTGTGAAAATCCGGTATCCAGATCTCCACGTGGTCCGCCAAAAAAACTGGAAGTGGAAGGTCCCCGCAGGTTTCCTTCCCCCATACTTCCGTCGTGAACCACCCCGACATCACCTCCGTCTGCCTGTCTTGCAATTGGGGCGTCAAAAACCAGCGGTGATTCAGGCTTCATTGCTTTCTCCACATCGATGACGAAGGGTTTTTCCAGATAATCCACCAGTATCAATCGTGCAGCCTGACGGGCGATATCCAGCGTATCGGCTGCCACGGCAGCTACTGGCTGGCCTACGTATTTTACGTCGGGATAGGAATTGTCTTCATTACGGATGATGTGCACAGCGTGTACGCCGGGCATTTTTTCTGCGTTCTGTGCGTCGATATTACGGATAGAAGCATGAGGCACTTTGGCCGTTAGTATCTTAGCATACAGCATACCCGGCAGCCGGATGTCTGAAGTGTATTTTGCTTCACCAGTGACTTTGGCGCGGGCATCTACACGGATTCTGCGTTTGCCCACTTCCTGCAATTGATCATTGACCGGCCATGCTGGCGGTTCGTCAGCAGGAATCTCACGTTCGATTTCGGTGAGATTATGATCCGGGATACCGTAGGGGAATTTTTCTTTTCTGGTGTCCATATCATTTCATTTTATCCGCTGCGGCCAGCGTGGCTTTAAAAACATGAGGATAAGTGCCACAACGGCAGAGATTGCCGCGGGTGGCTTTTTTAACATCCTCCAGCGTTGGATTTGGGTTTTCCTTCAATAAGTGGGCACAGGTCATGATCATACCGGGTGTGCAGTAACCGCACTGACTTGCATCGTGCTCAATGAATGCCTCCTGAACCGGATGCAAAACACTGCCCGGAGCCAGGCCTTCTATCGTGGTCACTTTGCGGTCCCCTACATCTATAGCCAGCGTCATACACGAATTGACCGGTTTTCCGTCAAGCCATACCGTACAGGCTGAGCAGGAGCCGCGATCACATACCACTTTCGTTCCGGTCAGTCCGGCATGGTCCCGCAGTGCGGAAGCCAGGGTCGTACGGGGCTCGATGGTTAAGTGTTCCATCTGACCATTGATTTGCATCTGAACCGTGACGGCATCCGGGCCCATAAAGGCACCGGTCTCGGAGGCTGAATGAAATTCTGCGGCTAATAATCCGGTATTCAGCAATACCGAACCCGCGGTCGTTATACCCGCCCCGCGCAGGAATTTGCGACGGGTAAAACCATTGGAATCGGGCTTCTTGGAATCTTCTTTCATCTGCATAAATTATTACCACATGAGAACAGTTAAATTACTAAAAAAAACAAGAAAAGTAAATGGTTATAGCCATGAAGAAACCCTATTAAGAATGGTTCTAAAATGATATTTTTCGCGATCTTTTATCTTCATTAATTATTCCTGAAATTCAAGAAAAACGCATGGCATTACGGGTATTCATCACCGGAAGTACAGGGATGATCGGCCAGTCAGTTCTGCGGGAATGTCTGGCAAGTCAGGACATTGAACGCGTGCTGGTCATCAACCGGCGACCGTTGGGGATTTTCCATCCGAAACTGGAAGAGGTGATCCACAATGATCCTGGGAATATCGAGGTTTTATTACCCAGATTGAATGGTTTTGATGCCTGTTATTATTGCCTTGGCGTTTCTTCGGCCGGTATGAAGGAGGAAGCCTATTCCCGCATTACCTATGATTATACCATCCACTGTGCCGGCGTTTGCCTGAAAGCTAACCCCAACATGGTATTTTGTTATGTATCCGGTGCCGGTACCGATCGAACCGAAAAGGGACGAACGATGTGGGCACTCGTAAAAGGTCGCACAGAAAATGCCCTGCTGGCGATGCCATTTCATGCCGTTTACCTGTTCCGCCCCGGGTATGTCCAGCCGATGAAAGGCATAAAGTCCCGGACACCCCTGTACAATGCCTTATACGCCATCTTCAAACCCTTGTATCCGCTTCTGAAGCACCTGCCCCGGTGGGTTACCAGTACCGAGCAAATCGGCAAAGCCATGATCCGGGTTACCCTGGATGGGTACAACCGCCCGGTGTTGGAAAGCCGCGATATTAACGCTGTTTGATAGGATCCTCTTTAAGCCATTATCGTTTGGCAGGTATAGCATGTGATCATACCTGAATGCGATCTACATCATCGACATCCATGATTCAATAGGCTACTATTAGCAAAAGGATAGTAGTCTGTGAACCAAAACACGAAATATCAGGAGAATCAAGGATGGCATTTCATTTACCTCAAAGTGGTACAATTCTTCGAGGAAATAGGTGAGATGGCTTTGTTTACAGGCAGGTTTTTCCGCACCTTTTGGCAGCCGCCATTTGAATGGCGTGAGTTCCTGAACCAATCCTATAATCTGGGTAACAAGTCCTTATTCCTGGTTTCGCTCACTGGATTTATCATGGGATTGGTGCTGGACTTACAGTCGCGTCCCACCATGATCGAATTCGGAGCTGTATCCTGGATGCCTTCCATGGTAGGTATTACCATTGTCCGGGAAATGGGCCCTATGGTTACAGCATTGATCTGTGCGGGTAAGATCGGTTCCAGCATTGGTGCCGAGCTGGGTTCGATGCGGGTGACGGAACAGATTGATGCCATGGAAGTCTCCGGTACCAACCCTTTCAAGTATCTGGTGGTAACGCGGGTGCTTGCTGCAACCTTGATGGTGCCACTGCTGGTCATTGTAGGGGATGCCTGTTCGCTGGGCGGTTCATTTTTGGTGGAACATCTGAAAGGAAATGTGTCCTTTCATTTGTATTTCAACCAGGTATTCGAAGGGCTGGAGATGGGTGATATTGTACCCTCAACCATCAAAACATTCTTCTTCGGTGCGGCCATTGGTGTGGTAGGTTGTTACAAGGGATATACCTCCAGGAAGGGGACAGCCGGCGTAGGTAAAGCTTCCAATTCTGCGGTGGTGGTCGCTTCTGTATTGGTGTTTGTGCTGGACTTTATCGCCGTTTTGATTGCTGACTTATTTTACGAGTTGTGATGAATGCATTGGCAGATGTACCGGGTCAAACATTTGATCAGCATACAGGTCCTCCCGGCATGTTGCTGGAAGTCGATGATGTCTGCAAATCATTCGGGGCGTTAAAGGTGCTGGATGGCTTCTCCATGCAGCTCTTTTCCGGAGAAAATGTGGCCATTGTAGGCAAGTCCGGCTCCGGCAAGTCGGTTTTGTTGAAATGCATCATCGGATTGCTTCCTTACGACAGTGGTGACATCCGGGTCCTGGGTTACGATGTATCCCAGCTCAATCAAAGGCAACTGGACGGACTACGCACAGAAGTCGGTTTTTTATTTCAGGGAAGCGCTCTGTATGACTCCATGACCGTACGGGAAAATCTGCAATTTCCTCTCCGTCGCCATCGCAAAAAAATGAAGGACGTGGTTGAGGAAGATTTGATTCGCGAGACCCTGGCCAGCGTAGGCCTTGAACACACGGTGGATTTATTGCCGGAAGAACTTTCCGGAGGCATGCAACGCCGTATTGCGCTGGCCAGGACTTTAATCCTCCGGCCCCAGATCATCCTGTATGATGAACCGACGACAGGTCTGGACCCGATCACCTCGCGGGAGATCATTGAGCTTATTCTGGAAGTACAGAAGCAATACGGCGCTGCCTCAATGATCATCACGCATGATATGCAATGTGTCCGGTTGGCATCAGACCGCTTGATCATCCTGCACGAGGGAAAGAACTATGCGACCGGAACCTATGAAGAACTGAAAGGAAAAAATGATCCGATAATTCAAGCATTTTTGGGAACATCATGAAAACAGAAAATAAGCATGTAGCCCGGCTCGGGTTTTTTGTCATTATTTCCGTGGCTTTATTTGTACTTGGATTTTATCTGGTTGGCAACAATCAGAATATGTTTGGAAAGACATTTTTAATTTCCACTGATTTCCATAATGTCAACGGATTAAAGAAAGGAAATTTGGTACGCTTTAATGGCATCGATGTCGGATCCATATCAGAAATTGATATTCTTAATGATTCAACATTAAAAGTCATTATGCGCATAGAAAAAAAAGTGCAGCCATTTATTAAAAAGGATGCCACGGCAAGCATTGGGTCCGAAGGTCTGGTCGGAAATGTATTGGTAAATATATCCCCCGGTGTAAGTGGACTTGCCATTGAAGATGGCGATGTCATTCAAGCCTACAGCAGGGTAGATACCGAAGCACTCTTAAGCTCACTGGGAAATACCAATGAAAATATTGCAATCATATCGAAGAATTTACTCGACATCACTGAGAAGATGAATTCTGGCCAGGGAATTATTGCGAATTTATTGGATAATGAAACCATGAGTGCAGATCTTGCCGCCACCCTGCATCACTTGCGACAAACTGTGTTGATCCTGGAGTCCTCCACAGAGCAAATCAATGATCTTTTTGCTACCATAAATACGGGGCATGGGATGGCAGGTCAGCTCTTGAAAGACACGGTGTTGGTGCCAAATCTGGTCCGGTCATCGGAAAGACTGGACACGGCGATGATCGGATTAAACCAGCTTCTTGACAAGACGGATCCTATCCTGTCCAATTTGTTGTCCACCAGTAAAAAGCTGAACGATGCATCTGCCCATATGGATGACCTGATCCAGTCCGTTGATCGTGGTGAAGGCACAGTTTCTGCCTTGTTGCATGACGACCAGTTGCGCGAAGATTTGAAACAAACCATGTCCAATTTAAACGAGGGGACCAAGCGCTTCAGTGAGGATATGGAAGCGCTGAAGCGTAATGTATTTTTCCGTAAGTATTTTAAGGAACAGAGCAAAAAAAATTAAATAGGTAAGCACAAACTATAGTATAAACTTGACTAACTTTCAGTATAAATAGCTGCCTATGTTAAAATTGTTAGTTCTCCTGGTCACAATCCTTTCGGCACTACCTGTGACAGCACAATACGATTATTCCCATCCTGATTTCATCCCCAAAATGGATCAACATTTTCCCGGTGGAGACAGTGCATTTTTGGATTTAGTCTATCATAATATTCAGTATCCGCCGGAGGCTCGACAGAGAGGCACGATGGCCACCCTTTTGGTTTCACTTTACATCAATGCAAAGGGAGGTCTGGACAGTTTGAAATTCCTGAATCCGGTTCCTATTGGTGATGGCATTGAAGAGGAAGTATTGCGAATCCTCAAATTAACCCATAAGCGCTGGATTAACTGCGGTGATGGTTTTCATTTTGATTGCTCGTTTGTATTTAAATTTGAAAGTGAGGAGTTATTGCATGGTGATATAAGCATTATAGCCTTTGCAGTAAATGCAAAATTGCCAAGGACAGATCTGATAAAATCGTTTGATAAATTGCTGAAAAGAGGAAATAAGTCCAACGAGGTCAAAGAGATGGTGACCTTACTAATAAAAATGTATCCTGACAATCAGCAATACCTGGAACTATACCGCCAGCTTGAAATTCATTGATGGGATAAAGGTATATGGAAAAATTTACGATGCATGGTCGATATTTTCAAATAATATCGCGTGTTGTTTTCTGAAAATTGGATTGACAATAAATGCCACCGGGACCGGAGAGCGGGTATGGATGGTCTCCTTGACCTCACAACGGGTGTCATCGCCGGTAAGGGTAATGTCCAGGAATAGGTGTGCTATGCCGGAAATAACAGCGTGGTAATGGATCCACATCTTTTGTTCATCGGATTTAACCGTGAGTGGATATTTTGTTTTGAAGGGTATAGGTCCGAAATTCATCCTCTCAAAAACCAGGTATTTATTATCACTGAGGACCTTGATCCGCTCGATGACCGGGTGTACCTCTGCAAAGCGATTCATATCTGCCAGATAAGAAAAGACTTGCCGGGGGCTTTTGGATACATGAAATGTTAGCTGCATTGCACGGAATGATTTTTACAGTACCCCAAAATTACCCATATTCTCTTCAAGCGATTCAACTCATTGCTGTTTTTCACCTGACCTTAGTCGGTATTTCGTTGGAATAAAACATTTGTATCTTAATGCCAAAATCAGAAGTCATGGCTTCCAGAAGGAATTTTATCCGGCAAGCGGGATGGTTAAGTTTGAGCCCGGCGCTCACCGGAGCTGTTGGGCCAGGAAGGAGCAGGATAGGGATTGACCTGGCAAAATGGTCATCACTGAACGACGATGCATTTTTTGCATTGGTGCGGGAACAGCTTTTGATCCCGGATGGTAGAATCTATTTAAATACGGGAAGTCTGGGGCCCAGCACCTTACAGGTGATTGACACCGTATATGAGGCCATGAGGGAGCTGGAGATGAACCCGGCTGCGGAAAACTGGGGGCCACTGGGACAAAAGATGGAAGCGGTAAGGCAGATCATCGCGGATTATATCCGGACTGAAAAAGACAACATTCTGCTTACCAGGAATACTACCGAAGGCCTAAGCCTCGTGGCACAGTCGATCCGGCTGAATCCGGGAGATGAGATCCTGACCACCGATCAGGAACATGGAGGCGCCCTGGTCGGACTGGAATATACGGCTGCCAACCAGGGGGCTGTCATCCGGAAAATGACCATACCCATGCCAACCCAGAGTACCGGACAAATTCTGGAAACCCTGCATGCAAATCTGACAGAGAAAACCAAAATGGTCCTCCTCAGCCACGTGAACACCATCACCGGCCTCGTTATGCCTTTTGCTGAAATAGCAAGGATCACCAAACCGCGGGGTATTCTGCTTATTGCCGACGGTGCCCAGGCTCCCGGGCAGATAAAGGTTGATGTTCAGGCCTTGAATGTTGATGCCTACGCCACCAGCGGTCATAAGTGGTTGCTCGGACCCAAGGAGACTGGTTTCCTCTATGTGAGCCCTGAACTTCACCCGCAGATACACAGCGCATTTACCCATTCCGGATTTGCCGGTTATTCGTCATCCTCAGGCACTCGGAATGTAGCCACGATCATTGGACTGGGAGAAGCCATACGGTGGAACCAGGAAATAGGTGTGGAACGCATTCAGCAGCGCTGCCTGGAGATGCGGAATTATTGCCGGCAAAAGCTGCTAGCACTGCCTGGCATCCGGATCATCAGCCCGGAAGATGATGCACTGAGCTGTGCCATCGTCAGCTTCACACTGGACAAGGCAAAAAATAATGAGGTAGCTCAAAAACTCAAGGAACAGGACATCATCATCAAGGTATTACCGGACGTGAACGGTAACCGGATATCCTGCCACCATTTTGTGCTCAGAGAGGAAATTGACCGGTTTATCGGCGCA harbors:
- a CDS encoding SRPBCC family protein, which encodes MQLTFHVSKSPRQVFSYLADMNRFAEVHPVIERIKVLSDNKYLVFERMNFGPIPFKTKYPLTVKSDEQKMWIHYHAVISGIAHLFLDITLTGDDTRCEVKETIHTRSPVPVAFIVNPIFRKQHAILFENIDHAS
- a CDS encoding aminotransferase class V-fold PLP-dependent enzyme, which encodes MASRRNFIRQAGWLSLSPALTGAVGPGRSRIGIDLAKWSSLNDDAFFALVREQLLIPDGRIYLNTGSLGPSTLQVIDTVYEAMRELEMNPAAENWGPLGQKMEAVRQIIADYIRTEKDNILLTRNTTEGLSLVAQSIRLNPGDEILTTDQEHGGALVGLEYTAANQGAVIRKMTIPMPTQSTGQILETLHANLTEKTKMVLLSHVNTITGLVMPFAEIARITKPRGILLIADGAQAPGQIKVDVQALNVDAYATSGHKWLLGPKETGFLYVSPELHPQIHSAFTHSGFAGYSSSSGTRNVATIIGLGEAIRWNQEIGVERIQQRCLEMRNYCRQKLLALPGIRIISPEDDALSCAIVSFTLDKAKNNEVAQKLKEQDIIIKVLPDVNGNRISCHHFVLREEIDRFIGALASAI
- a CDS encoding epimerase — translated: MALRVFITGSTGMIGQSVLRECLASQDIERVLVINRRPLGIFHPKLEEVIHNDPGNIEVLLPRLNGFDACYYCLGVSSAGMKEEAYSRITYDYTIHCAGVCLKANPNMVFCYVSGAGTDRTEKGRTMWALVKGRTENALLAMPFHAVYLFRPGYVQPMKGIKSRTPLYNALYAIFKPLYPLLKHLPRWVTSTEQIGKAMIRVTLDGYNRPVLESRDINAV
- a CDS encoding (2Fe-2S)-binding protein produces the protein MQMKEDSKKPDSNGFTRRKFLRGAGITTAGSVLLNTGLLAAEFHSASETGAFMGPDAVTVQMQINGQMEHLTIEPRTTLASALRDHAGLTGTKVVCDRGSCSACTVWLDGKPVNSCMTLAIDVGDRKVTTIEGLAPGSVLHPVQEAFIEHDASQCGYCTPGMIMTCAHLLKENPNPTLEDVKKATRGNLCRCGTYPHVFKATLAAADKMK
- a CDS encoding xanthine dehydrogenase family protein molybdopterin-binding subunit encodes the protein MDTRKEKFPYGIPDHNLTEIEREIPADEPPAWPVNDQLQEVGKRRIRVDARAKVTGEAKYTSDIRLPGMLYAKILTAKVPHASIRNIDAQNAEKMPGVHAVHIIRNEDNSYPDVKYVGQPVAAVAADTLDIARQAARLILVDYLEKPFVIDVEKAMKPESPLVFDAPIARQADGGDVGVVHDGSMGEGNLRGPSTSSFFGGPRGDLDTGFSQADVIVEQTYRTQVQTHVPLETHGVVIDWKPEGMTVYASTQSTKDVRDELADYFDLPKSRVRVICEFMGGGFGAKHSTSPYGPIAAILSQKTSRPVWLMLERKEEHLMAGNRPNSIHYLKIGAKKDGTLTAIQQRSYGTAGVALGAGVGRVAQILYECPNFATEQYDVLTFAGPGAAWRAPGNVQGAFGVEQAMDELAEKLNLNPLSLRDTIDKSEVRKVLRQRGAKQFDWSRWKPAGASTGTIRKGLGVAQSTWPRFVDLDATVEVKIYRDGAVEVRSGVQDIGTGTKTIMAQIVAEEFGLKTSDIIVRIGDTIFPDAPGSGGSKVTGSITPPTRNAAYKAKMELFKQIAQQWQTDPSKLVAKEGMVLHRDDSSKKVSLKEALKQMRTGQITASASRSDDYGGFAQPWGLAHGHLGSVQFAEVTVNTDTGMVKVDRIVAAHSCGRPINLTQIESQINGGIIQGVSYALYEDRVMDEATGHMMNPDVDRYQIAYSMEIPAIEPIIVEEYPALSSTDAYGIGEPANIATAAAVANAVYNAIGMRMYEIPITPARILKALNHLDQ
- a CDS encoding MCE family protein, with product MKTENKHVARLGFFVIISVALFVLGFYLVGNNQNMFGKTFLISTDFHNVNGLKKGNLVRFNGIDVGSISEIDILNDSTLKVIMRIEKKVQPFIKKDATASIGSEGLVGNVLVNISPGVSGLAIEDGDVIQAYSRVDTEALLSSLGNTNENIAIISKNLLDITEKMNSGQGIIANLLDNETMSADLAATLHHLRQTVLILESSTEQINDLFATINTGHGMAGQLLKDTVLVPNLVRSSERLDTAMIGLNQLLDKTDPILSNLLSTSKKLNDASAHMDDLIQSVDRGEGTVSALLHDDQLREDLKQTMSNLNEGTKRFSEDMEALKRNVFFRKYFKEQSKKN
- a CDS encoding ABC transporter permease, coding for MALFTGRFFRTFWQPPFEWREFLNQSYNLGNKSLFLVSLTGFIMGLVLDLQSRPTMIEFGAVSWMPSMVGITIVREMGPMVTALICAGKIGSSIGAELGSMRVTEQIDAMEVSGTNPFKYLVVTRVLAATLMVPLLVIVGDACSLGGSFLVEHLKGNVSFHLYFNQVFEGLEMGDIVPSTIKTFFFGAAIGVVGCYKGYTSRKGTAGVGKASNSAVVVASVLVFVLDFIAVLIADLFYEL
- a CDS encoding ATP-binding cassette domain-containing protein — encoded protein: MLLEVDDVCKSFGALKVLDGFSMQLFSGENVAIVGKSGSGKSVLLKCIIGLLPYDSGDIRVLGYDVSQLNQRQLDGLRTEVGFLFQGSALYDSMTVRENLQFPLRRHRKKMKDVVEEDLIRETLASVGLEHTVDLLPEELSGGMQRRIALARTLILRPQIILYDEPTTGLDPITSREIIELILEVQKQYGAASMIITHDMQCVRLASDRLIILHEGKNYATGTYEELKGKNDPIIQAFLGTS
- a CDS encoding FAD binding domain-containing protein produces the protein MNNFSWYNAKSIEDALTQVNSTASNEIYRQTEKAAILKAGGTDLLDLMKEGLLQPRTIINIRELPDLDKIEFSNNDGLRVGANSTLAEIAANEDIRKHYIALAQAAGEAATPQLRNMATLGGNIAQRTRCWYFRSYDHPCFRKGGDRCFAKNGENENHAILNNGSCVSVHASSVSTALMAYDARVVIVNSKKETKEIPIADFFVAPGEDPLRETILEADELITHVRLAKPASGTIAAYIKQGARESHDWSIADVAIVLEMNGKTCKRAAIALGAASPVPLRSMRAEGALAGNQITSEVALEAATLAMERARPLAKNGYKVPLFINIIQEAILNAS